In the Chroococcidiopsis sp. SAG 2025 genome, one interval contains:
- a CDS encoding glycosyltransferase family 39 protein, translated as MKLSLARSLDHWLQNRSDRTALAWLLAIIWLLLLGGMAFFWHLGSNGLLDETEPLFVEAARQMTVTGDWITPYFNGETRFDKPPLIYWSIAIAFHALGVNEWAARLPSAIAGLCLVSFCFYVLKRYGIAARAKKEFLPVKNRLSSPSQLWLTAGLGATMLALHPLTFFFGRLGYSDMLLSACFGGGLFAFFLGYAQTELPKARSRWYLVFYILIALAVLTKGPVGIVLPGLIIFSFLLYLGKVREVLREIYWLRGMALVLAITVPWYILVTLANGEAYIDSFFGVHNFERFTSVVNEHQGPWYFHFIVVLLGFAPWSIYLPVAIARIQPLQRQHWQDRPRSHHLGLFAVFWFVGVLGFFTVAATKYFSYTLPLMPAASIIVALWWSDRIAQTQSFRRPGWGFKLSCVANLIFLIVLAFASYYSPNWLEDDPSMPNIGARIQQATLPIMGAAIWLSSAIACLILVLKRQHHRLWGVNLIGFVAFLIVVAFPFSHLVDLERQLPLRQLAQAVTQVRQPGEELVMLSKGFPKPSLVFYTQHPVTYVLRPSRTSRKIRQILSERQSDTKSVLLIAPSQALSKTGLTPQQSEPISQAGIYQLLRVR; from the coding sequence ATGAAACTGAGTTTGGCTCGCAGCCTCGATCATTGGCTGCAAAACAGATCGGATCGGACAGCCTTAGCTTGGCTGTTGGCTATTATCTGGCTGTTGCTACTAGGAGGAATGGCTTTTTTCTGGCACTTAGGTAGCAACGGGCTGCTGGATGAGACAGAACCTTTGTTTGTAGAAGCTGCCCGCCAAATGACAGTGACGGGAGATTGGATCACGCCCTATTTCAATGGCGAGACGCGATTTGATAAACCACCTTTGATATATTGGTCGATCGCGATCGCCTTTCACGCTTTAGGAGTCAACGAATGGGCGGCGCGGCTTCCTTCGGCGATCGCGGGATTGTGTCTGGTCAGTTTTTGCTTCTACGTTCTGAAGCGTTATGGCATTGCAGCCAGGGCAAAAAAAGAATTTCTCCCAGTGAAAAATCGGCTCTCTAGTCCGAGTCAATTATGGCTGACCGCGGGTTTGGGGGCAACTATGCTCGCCCTGCATCCCTTGACTTTTTTCTTCGGACGCTTGGGCTACTCGGATATGTTGCTGAGTGCTTGTTTTGGCGGCGGACTGTTTGCTTTTTTTCTGGGGTACGCTCAAACAGAATTGCCAAAGGCGCGATCGCGATGGTATTTGGTTTTTTACATTCTAATTGCCCTAGCTGTCTTAACTAAGGGACCAGTGGGAATTGTCTTGCCAGGACTGATTATCTTCAGCTTTTTGCTTTATCTAGGAAAAGTTAGAGAAGTCTTGCGAGAAATTTATTGGTTGCGCGGGATGGCGCTGGTATTAGCTATTACCGTGCCTTGGTATATTCTCGTCACGCTGGCAAATGGCGAAGCTTATATTGATTCCTTCTTTGGCGTTCATAATTTTGAGCGGTTTACTAGCGTCGTCAACGAACACCAGGGACCTTGGTATTTCCACTTTATTGTCGTTTTATTAGGTTTTGCTCCTTGGTCGATTTATCTACCAGTGGCGATCGCCCGTATTCAGCCTTTACAGCGCCAGCACTGGCAAGATCGACCGCGATCGCACCATCTCGGCTTATTTGCCGTATTTTGGTTTGTGGGAGTCTTGGGCTTTTTTACCGTTGCGGCAACGAAATATTTCAGCTATACCTTGCCATTAATGCCTGCGGCTAGCATTATTGTGGCTTTATGGTGGAGCGATCGCATTGCTCAAACGCAAAGTTTTCGCCGTCCTGGGTGGGGTTTTAAACTTAGTTGCGTTGCTAATCTAATTTTCTTGATTGTTCTCGCATTTGCCAGCTATTACAGCCCTAACTGGCTAGAAGACGATCCTTCTATGCCTAATATTGGCGCACGTATACAACAGGCGACTTTACCAATTATGGGGGCAGCGATTTGGCTAAGCAGCGCGATCGCCTGTTTAATTTTGGTACTCAAACGCCAACATCATCGCCTCTGGGGAGTTAACTTAATTGGATTTGTTGCTTTTTTGATTGTCGTAGCATTCCCCTTCTCTCATTTAGTCGATCTCGAACGACAACTTCCCCTACGTCAGTTAGCCCAAGCTGTTACCCAAGTTCGCCAGCCTGGGGAAGAATTAGTTATGCTGTCTAAGGGATTTCCCAAACCCAGTTTAGTATTTTATACCCAACACCCCGTTACATACGTCCTGCGACCGTCCCGGACTTCGCGCAAGATTCGGCAAATTCTGAGCGAGCGACAGTCGGATACTAAGTCAGTGTTATTAATTGCCCCCAGTCAAGCTTTATCGAAAACGGGTTTGACACCCCAGCAATCCGAACCAATTAGTCAGGCTGGAATCTATCAACTGCTTCGAGTTAGGTAA
- a CDS encoding glycosyltransferase family 39 protein, whose product MTNDQKVATLLIGGLIFRIIIAILLYPGFDEAYYFLYTLNLDLSYFDHPPLVALVTGFGCWLTGEVSQFTIRLGTLILHTGSLFLLYLTGARLFSPSAGRFALAIASLVPIFQIGFGVLTLPDSPLIFFWTASLYCASWEFFPNKKEKDRPKRYQPSYRLAILSLLVGLACLGKYHGFILGLGLIGFCLTRSRYRSALYSPWTLLGLGLFCLAISPILIWNSQHEWVSFRFQSRRGIPSGGYNFLDLFVTFLSGIGYLFPTLGLPLWWVSLKTFFRNMSAKLPRSKFKGGNGERGIVTGSDREILILWVSLPLILGFTWLGGYKQILPTWATPGFWGATLLLGQAATAWKIAHPRWVRRWLWGTGITLSSLLLFALLHVTTGTLQKPSQYALFGGFVPPEDDPSIQIFDVQQLRQGFAASSVLRSALQNSSFVFTNRYYLAGQIGMALAPLASTPITTFDRDLRGFAFWSKPDEWIGKDALYVTNNLFVQDQKFLDRYNLYFQSIEKIGTVPIKRGGAIIDTFHIYQAKNLLKPYPRPYGNK is encoded by the coding sequence ATGACAAATGACCAAAAAGTAGCCACTTTATTAATTGGAGGACTGATATTTAGGATAATCATTGCGATTTTGCTTTATCCTGGTTTTGACGAAGCTTATTACTTTCTCTACACGTTAAATTTAGATTTAAGCTATTTCGATCATCCGCCTTTAGTGGCACTTGTTACGGGTTTTGGTTGCTGGTTAACAGGGGAAGTTTCTCAGTTTACTATTCGGTTAGGAACGTTAATTTTACATACAGGTTCTCTATTTTTACTGTATTTAACTGGTGCGAGATTATTTTCGCCTTCAGCCGGAAGATTTGCCCTCGCGATCGCCTCCCTCGTGCCAATTTTTCAAATTGGTTTCGGTGTTTTAACTTTGCCTGATAGTCCTTTAATCTTTTTTTGGACGGCTAGTCTATACTGCGCTAGCTGGGAATTTTTTCCTAACAAAAAAGAAAAAGATCGACCCAAAAGATACCAACCCAGCTATCGCTTGGCAATCCTGAGCTTACTAGTTGGTTTAGCTTGCTTGGGAAAATATCACGGTTTTATTTTAGGGCTGGGGCTAATTGGCTTTTGTCTGACTCGTTCCCGTTATCGTTCTGCCTTGTATTCTCCTTGGACTTTGCTCGGACTAGGATTATTTTGTTTGGCAATTTCTCCCATCTTAATTTGGAATAGCCAGCATGAATGGGTTTCTTTTCGCTTTCAATCACGGCGGGGAATTCCCTCGGGAGGATACAATTTTTTAGATTTATTTGTGACTTTCTTATCTGGCATTGGCTATTTATTTCCCACATTAGGACTTCCTCTGTGGTGGGTCAGCTTAAAGACATTTTTCAGAAATATGTCGGCAAAGTTACCTCGTTCGAAGTTTAAGGGGGGGAACGGGGAACGGGGAATAGTGACTGGTAGCGATCGCGAAATCTTAATTCTCTGGGTTTCTTTACCTCTAATCTTAGGTTTTACTTGGTTAGGAGGATACAAACAAATCTTACCAACTTGGGCTACACCTGGATTTTGGGGAGCTACTTTGTTGTTAGGGCAAGCAGCAACAGCCTGGAAAATCGCACATCCTCGTTGGGTACGTCGCTGGCTGTGGGGAACGGGGATTACACTTAGCAGCCTCTTGCTTTTTGCATTGCTGCACGTAACAACTGGAACCTTGCAAAAACCAAGTCAGTATGCTTTATTTGGCGGATTTGTCCCCCCAGAGGACGATCCTTCGATCCAAATATTCGACGTTCAGCAGTTGAGACAGGGATTTGCTGCGTCGTCAGTTCTGCGCTCTGCTTTACAAAATTCCAGCTTTGTGTTTACCAATCGTTATTATCTCGCCGGACAAATAGGGATGGCTTTGGCTCCTCTCGCGTCAACACCAATAACAACCTTCGATCGCGATTTGAGGGGTTTTGCATTTTGGTCAAAACCTGACGAATGGATTGGCAAAGATGCTTTGTACGTAACTAACAATCTTTTCGTCCAAGACCAAAAATTTCTCGATCGCTACAATCTCTACTTCCAATCGATTGAAAAGATTGGCACTGTACCCATCAAGCGTGGCGGAGCAATTATAGATACTTTTCACATCTACCAGGCAAAAAACCTCCTTAAACCCTATCCGCGTCCCTACGGAAACAAGTAG
- a CDS encoding glycerate kinase produces the protein MSNDISQLLRSFYPTFEHFCQTTLHKPPQQLEATLRRLWLPLGMQIVSYRQAQSRTLIQGILGGQGTGKTTLAKILSLILEHLGYRTLSLSLDDLYKTYSDRLALQQQDPRFIWRGPPGTHDIQLGLQVLERLRQSDFDSPIEIPRFDKSAWHGAGDRGTPEIVNGADIVLFEGWFVGVRPIDPSNFDRPPPPINTFEDRQFAIDMNTRLQEYLPLWDKLDRLIILYPVDYRLSQQWRKDAEHQMIATGKTGMTDLQIEQFVEYFWKSLHPDLFIKPLLQDSQRVDLVIEINCDRSIGKIYRPGHPS, from the coding sequence ATGAGCAATGATATATCGCAGCTATTACGCTCTTTTTACCCCACTTTTGAGCATTTTTGTCAAACTACCCTTCACAAGCCACCACAGCAGTTAGAGGCGACGCTACGGCGTTTGTGGCTGCCTTTGGGTATGCAAATAGTGTCCTACCGTCAGGCGCAGTCGCGTACCTTAATTCAAGGCATTTTGGGCGGACAGGGGACGGGAAAGACGACTCTAGCTAAAATACTTAGCTTAATTTTAGAGCATTTGGGTTACCGAACTCTGAGTTTGTCTCTTGATGACTTATACAAGACTTATAGCGATCGCCTAGCTCTACAACAGCAAGACCCGCGTTTCATTTGGCGGGGTCCACCAGGAACTCACGATATTCAATTAGGTTTGCAGGTTTTGGAGCGTTTGCGCCAATCCGATTTCGATTCACCTATCGAAATTCCTCGTTTCGATAAATCAGCTTGGCATGGTGCGGGCGATCGTGGTACACCTGAAATAGTTAATGGTGCTGATATCGTTCTCTTTGAAGGTTGGTTTGTAGGAGTCCGACCGATCGATCCGAGCAATTTCGATCGTCCACCTCCGCCAATTAATACTTTCGAGGATCGCCAATTTGCTATCGATATGAATACTCGATTACAAGAGTATTTACCTTTATGGGACAAACTAGACCGATTAATAATACTTTACCCAGTTGATTATCGTCTCAGCCAACAGTGGCGTAAAGATGCCGAACATCAAATGATAGCAACAGGCAAAACAGGAATGACCGATCTACAAATCGAGCAATTTGTAGAATATTTTTGGAAATCGCTTCACCCAGATTTATTTATTAAACCTCTACTTCAAGACTCCCAGCGAGTAGATTTAGTTATAGAAATTAATTGCGATCGGTCTATTGGCAAGATTTATCGTCCAGGTCATCCGAGTTAA
- a CDS encoding FIST N-terminal domain-containing protein, whose protein sequence is MADKMQWANALSTRPSLEAAVSEVVEVATSALQAPIDLGIVFISSAFTSESSRLLPLLKERISIPVLIGCSGGGIIGMDGQKQTQEIEDLPALSLTLAHLPGVQVTPFHIVSEELPDLDSSPNTWEELLGVPASPTPQFILLAEPFSSQINDLLAGLDFAYPGSVTVGGLASSNQMGGRINLFFNDKVYREGAVGVALSGNVVLETIVAQGCRPIGKPYQIGACDRNIVLELEAQPPLTVLRDILEGLSEDDRELAQNSLFIGVARDEFKQDLEQGDFLIRNLLGVDPKFGAIAIGDRIRPGQRIQFHLRDANTSAEDLEYLLQRYQIQTQSSPAAAGALMFSCLGRGEGLYGKANFDSQLFRQYLPGLPLGGFFCNGEIGPVGNSTFLHGYTSVFAICREQ, encoded by the coding sequence ATGGCAGATAAAATGCAGTGGGCAAACGCCCTATCAACTCGCCCTTCTTTAGAGGCTGCGGTGTCGGAAGTGGTGGAAGTGGCAACTTCTGCTTTACAAGCACCAATAGATCTAGGTATAGTCTTTATTTCGTCGGCTTTTACCAGCGAATCTTCTCGCCTGCTGCCTTTGCTGAAAGAACGCATATCCATCCCAGTGCTAATTGGCTGTAGCGGTGGTGGAATTATTGGTATGGATGGGCAAAAACAAACCCAAGAAATAGAAGATTTACCAGCCCTGAGCTTGACGCTAGCACATCTTCCTGGCGTGCAAGTCACGCCGTTTCATATCGTTTCAGAGGAACTGCCTGACTTAGATAGCTCTCCCAATACCTGGGAGGAGCTATTGGGCGTTCCTGCATCTCCTACACCGCAATTTATTTTGCTCGCCGAGCCATTTTCATCTCAAATCAACGATTTACTGGCTGGACTAGACTTTGCTTATCCTGGTTCGGTGACTGTTGGCGGACTTGCCAGCAGCAATCAGATGGGTGGACGAATCAATTTGTTTTTCAACGATAAAGTCTACCGCGAAGGGGCAGTGGGTGTTGCTTTAAGCGGAAATGTCGTGTTGGAAACTATTGTGGCGCAAGGTTGTCGTCCGATTGGCAAACCTTATCAGATCGGTGCTTGCGATCGCAATATTGTCTTAGAACTAGAAGCTCAACCCCCCTTGACAGTCCTGCGAGATATATTGGAAGGTCTGAGCGAAGACGATCGCGAGTTAGCACAAAATTCTTTATTTATTGGTGTAGCGCGGGACGAATTCAAGCAAGATTTAGAACAGGGAGACTTTCTCATCCGTAACTTACTAGGAGTAGACCCGAAGTTTGGCGCAATTGCAATTGGCGATCGCATTCGTCCAGGACAGCGCATTCAGTTCCATCTACGCGATGCCAATACCTCAGCTGAAGATTTAGAATATTTGTTGCAACGCTATCAAATTCAAACTCAATCTTCTCCTGCTGCGGCTGGAGCGCTGATGTTCTCCTGCCTGGGCAGAGGTGAAGGACTCTATGGTAAAGCTAATTTCGATTCCCAACTATTCCGCCAATATTTACCAGGTCTACCCTTGGGTGGCTTTTTCTGCAACGGTGAAATCGGTCCTGTGGGCAATAGTACCTTTCTGCACGGGTATACCTCTGTTTTTGCCATATGTAGGGAACAGTGA
- a CDS encoding protein adenylyltransferase SelO produces the protein MNRPNPFLFLDYEPALESLGDDYFDEVSAAEFPQHVLRYRSDRLLPQIGLDPAAVTDTDFIEAFGKFQGREPLLALRYHGYQFGEYNPFLGDGRGFLYGQVRGVDGELYDFGTKGSGTTPYSRGGDGRLTLKGGVREVLAAETLHYMGVRTSRCFSLVETGEQLWRGDEPSPTRSSVMVRFSRSHIRFGTFERLHYLKRADLIKKLVDHAIEYYYPHLWGKSDAYALFYAELVQRVAELTAQWMAAGFCHGVLNTDNMSITGESFDYGPYAFIPTYDPLFTAAYFDYSRRYCYGQQPNICQWNLAMLQKPLKAVIDANDLETGLAKFDECYAIAYRSLMLQKLGLTETNSSELDRLLQLTVILLKDTQVSYHQFFIQLTESFSPSWRENVNSILFLVDVLPLDYWNEWRKLYHQVLGQLSREEMDNVSRRLQQVNPKVALVRPVIESVWESITNEDDWQPFYDLVRQIQGGK, from the coding sequence ATGAATAGACCCAATCCTTTTCTGTTCCTCGACTACGAACCTGCCTTAGAATCTCTAGGCGACGATTATTTTGATGAAGTCAGCGCTGCCGAATTTCCCCAGCATGTTTTGCGCTATCGTAGCGATCGCTTGTTACCCCAAATTGGACTAGATCCCGCAGCAGTAACAGATACAGATTTTATTGAGGCTTTTGGTAAATTTCAAGGACGAGAGCCTCTACTAGCACTCCGCTACCACGGCTATCAATTTGGTGAGTATAACCCGTTTTTAGGTGATGGGAGGGGTTTTCTCTACGGTCAAGTGCGCGGCGTAGACGGCGAACTCTACGATTTTGGCACGAAAGGTTCTGGCACAACTCCCTATTCCCGTGGCGGCGATGGTAGGTTAACTCTTAAAGGCGGGGTGCGGGAAGTTTTAGCAGCAGAGACTTTGCATTACATGGGTGTGCGGACTTCTCGCTGTTTCAGTTTAGTTGAGACGGGGGAACAACTATGGCGCGGTGACGAACCTTCCCCGACTCGATCTTCAGTGATGGTAAGATTTAGCCGATCGCATATTCGTTTTGGGACGTTTGAACGCTTGCACTATCTCAAACGTGCAGATTTAATTAAGAAACTTGTAGACCACGCGATCGAGTATTATTATCCGCATCTTTGGGGAAAATCTGATGCTTATGCCCTATTTTATGCCGAACTAGTCCAGCGAGTGGCAGAACTCACTGCTCAATGGATGGCGGCTGGGTTTTGTCATGGGGTCTTGAATACGGATAATATGTCGATTACGGGTGAAAGTTTTGATTACGGTCCCTATGCTTTCATTCCTACCTACGATCCGCTATTTACTGCGGCTTATTTTGACTATTCCAGGCGTTACTGTTACGGACAACAGCCAAATATTTGTCAGTGGAATTTGGCAATGCTTCAGAAGCCGTTGAAAGCAGTTATTGATGCGAACGATTTGGAAACTGGATTAGCAAAATTTGATGAATGTTATGCGATCGCCTATCGAAGTTTGATGCTGCAAAAGTTGGGGTTGACTGAGACAAATTCATCGGAATTAGATCGGCTGTTGCAATTGACGGTAATATTGCTGAAAGACACTCAGGTTTCTTATCATCAATTCTTTATTCAATTAACGGAAAGCTTTTCACCTAGTTGGCGCGAGAATGTTAATTCAATTCTGTTTTTGGTAGATGTTTTACCCTTAGATTATTGGAATGAGTGGCGGAAACTTTATCATCAGGTTTTAGGTCAGCTTTCTCGGGAAGAGATGGATAATGTTTCTCGGAGATTGCAACAAGTTAATCCTAAGGTTGCTTTGGTAAGACCTGTTATAGAATCGGTTTGGGAGTCAATTACAAATGAAGATGATTGGCAGCCTTTTTACGATTTGGTAAGGCAGATTCAAGGAGGGAAGTAA
- a CDS encoding DUF565 domain-containing protein — translation MQNTRINGLLGAIAAATQRWFFNPWRRLSFLIVSLLFGFFLGSAFSTIAGQAADWDIIGAAVLVAGSEIIDRIYYNRIWQARRGLWLEALNALKIGLTYSLFLEAFKLGS, via the coding sequence ATGCAAAATACTCGAATTAACGGGCTTTTAGGGGCAATTGCAGCAGCAACACAGCGCTGGTTTTTCAATCCTTGGCGGCGCTTATCTTTTTTAATAGTCAGCTTGCTATTCGGCTTTTTCCTCGGTTCGGCTTTTTCCACCATAGCTGGACAAGCGGCTGATTGGGACATTATCGGCGCTGCGGTTTTAGTTGCTGGCAGCGAAATTATCGATCGCATCTATTACAACCGTATCTGGCAAGCAAGGCGCGGGTTGTGGCTAGAAGCACTAAATGCGCTCAAAATTGGTTTAACTTATAGTTTGTTTCTAGAGGCGTTTAAGCTAGGGTCTTGA